A window of Mytilus edulis chromosome 10, xbMytEdul2.2, whole genome shotgun sequence contains these coding sequences:
- the LOC139491013 gene encoding uncharacterized protein isoform X1 → MSSVRSSFRERGFSKETTHILMSSWKSSTKKQYQVYIRKWFKYCNKKQINCFQISVGTVLEFFTTLFKEGNLGYSSLNLARGALSSLGLTIDSIPVGRHSMVIRYMKGIFNLLPPRPRYESTWDVSKVLHFLRSLSPVKYLKLKDLTLKLTMLIALTNAARAQSIHLMNVNHVHKVKGEFIFVLNELVKQSRPGYKEPTVNIKAYPPDRRLCVYTVYKEYVFRTKLFRGKHEPLLLSYVKPHQPVSRDTISRWIKVVMAKANIDTTIFKAHSVRSASVSKAKMNAVPISRILQKAGWSDAKTFAKFYNKKIEKDENSFSFNVLKN, encoded by the coding sequence ATGTCCAGTGTCAGGAGTAGCTTCAGAGAACGAGGATTTTCTAAAGAAACAACCCACATACTCATGTCGTCTTGGAAATCAAGTACAAAGAAACAGTACCAAGTGTATATCAGGAAATGGTTCAAATAttgtaacaaaaaacaaattaattgcTTTCAAATTTCTGTAGGAACAGTGCTTGAATTTTTTACAACTTTATTTAAGGAAGGTAATTTAGGTTATAGTAGTTTAAATCTAGCTCGAGGAGCTCTTTCGTCTTTAGGACTTACTATTGACAGTATTCCAGTTGGACGTCATTCAATGGTGATAAGATACATGAAAGGAATTTTTAATCTTCTTCCACCCAGACCTAGATATGAATCTACATGGGACGTTAGTAAAGTACTTCATTTTTTGCGTAGCCTATCACcagtgaaatatttaaaattgaaagatttaaCATTAAAACTTACGATGTTAATAGCTTTGACAAATGCAGCTCGAGCTCAATCAATTCATTTAATGAATGTTAATCATGTACATAAAGTAAAGggagaatttatttttgttttgaatgaacTTGTTAAACAAAGCCGACCTGGTTATAAGGAGCCAACTGTAAATATAAAGGCTTACCCTCCAGATAGGAGACTTTGTGTATATACTGTGTATAAAGAATATGTATTTCGTACCAAATTGTTTAGAGGGAAACATGAACCGTTACTTTTAAGTTATGTGAAACCACATCAGCCTGTTTCAAGAGATACAATTTCTAGATGGATAAAAGTAGTAATGGCAAAAGCTAATATTGACACAACAATTTTCAAAGCTCACAGTGTTAGATCTGCATCAGTTTCTAAAGCAAAGATGAATGCAGTGCCTATTTCTCGTATCTTACAAAAAGCAGGATGGTCAGATGCAAAaacatttgcaaaattttataataaaaagattgaaaaagatgaaaattcTTTCAGCTTTAATGTGTTGAAGAATTAA